Part of the Tidjanibacter massiliensis genome is shown below.
GTGTTGCTGGTGATGTTCGGGGCGGGTTTTTCCGAAACGGCGGCGGGGCTTTCGTCGCTCGGAGCGATAGCGGTCTATTATGCGGTGCTCGCCTGTTTCCGCCATCGTATTGAAAGGGATATCATTTTTAAATTAAGAAAGATATAAATGGGCATATTGGGATATACAATCCTCACGCTATGCGTGCTGGGTGTACTCTGCGCATTGATATTGTATTTCGTGGCGCAGAAGTTCAAGGTGTATGAGGACCCGCGTATCGACGATGTCGAAAAGATGTTGCCGGGGGCCAACTGCGGCGGCTGCGGTTATGCCGGTTGCCGTACTTTCGCCTCCACCGCGGTCGGTGTGGACGATATGTCCGGATTGTTCTGCCCGGTGGGCGGTGCGGAGACCATGAAGCGTATCGCCGATTTCCTCGGGAAGGCGGCGCCGGAACGGGAACCGATGGTGGCCGTACTGCGCTGCAACGGTTCGCAAGCCAACCGGCCTCGGAACAGTGTCTATGACGGTGCGTCGTCGTGTGCCGTGGAGGCGGCGCTCTATGCCGGTGAAACGGGATGTGCGTTCGGCTGCCTCGGCAAGGGCGACTGCGTGGCCGTCTGCAATTTCGATGCGCTGCATATGGACCCGGAAACGGGACTGCCGGTCGTGGACCAGGAGAAATGTACGGCCTGCGGAGCATGCGTGAAGAAGTGCCCGAAGATGCTTTTTGAACTGCGTAAGAAGGGGCCGCATGACAGACGGGTTTATGTAGCCTGTATGAACCGGGATAAGGGCGGAGTTGCCCGCAAAAGCTGTACGGCTGCCTGTATAGGGTGCGGGAAGTGTGTCAAGGCATGTCCTTTCGATGCCATAACGCTGGTGAACAACCTGGCATATATCGATTTCAACAAGTGCCGTCTGTGCCGGAAGTGCGTGCCGGAGTGTCCGACGGGAGCCATACACGACGTGAATTTCCCGGCTCCCGCACGGAAAGCGGAGGCTGTCGCCGACCTGTCGTCCGTGCGGCCGGCCTCGGCGGCGAAAGAGCCGGAACAGCCTGGAAAATCAGAGAATTAGAAATCCTACGAGTATGTTGAAAACATTTCCCATAGGCGGTATTCATCCGTCGGACAGTAAGATAAGTCGGGACTGCCCCATCGAGACCATGCCCCTTCCGGAGACGGTGACGATACCTTTGTCGCAGCACATCGGAGCCCCCGCCGAAGCGGTGGTGACGAAGGGCGAACGGGTACGTACGGGGCAGTTAATAGGCAGGAGTACCGGATTCGTTTCGAGCAACATACATTCCTCTGTCACGGGAACGGTCACGGCCGTCGACAGCTATCTCGACCCGGCGGGCTTGCGTCGGCCGGGAGTGACGATAAAGACGGAGCCGGACGAATGGATGGAGGGCATCGATACGAGCGACAGGATAATACGCGAATGCACTCTTTCGCCGCAGGAGATAGTCGCCAAAGTGGGGGCTGCGGGAGTCGTAGGCATGGGTGGGGCTACCTTTCCTACTCAGGTGAAGCTTTCCGTTCCGGATGGCAGGAAGGCGGAGTTCCTCATTATCAATGGAGTGGAGTGCGAACCTTACCTGACGGATGACTATCGGGTGATGCTCGAACGCGGCGAGGAGCTGCTGACGGGTATCCGGATTCTGGCCCGTGCTCTCGGGGCGGAACGAGTAATGGTCGGCATAGAGAACAACAAGCCGGAAGCCATCGGGTCGCTTCGGCAGCTTGCGGCCGTTTCGGCCCCCGAGGTGGAGGTCGTGCCCCTGAAGGTACAATATCCGCAAGGGAGCGAGAAGCATCTGATAGCGGCCCTGACCGGAAGGGAGGTGCGGAGCGGCGGCCTGCCCATCGATGTGGGAGCCATTGTCCAGAATGTGGGTACCGCGCTGGCGGTGTATGACGCAGTACAGAAAAACAAACCGTTGATAGAGCGCGTCGTGACGGTGACGGGGCCTTCGCTCGTCCGCCAGGCCAATCTGAAGGTTCGGATTGGAACGGCTGTTTCGGAATTGCTGGATTACTGTGGTGGTCTGCCTGCCGATACGGGCAAAGTGATTGCTGGCGGCCCCATGATGGGCAGGGCCATGGCGCACCTCGGTGCTCCGGTGGTGAAAGGAATGTCGGCCGTTCTGGTGTTGCCCGAAAGCGCATCGCGGCGCATGCCGGAGCAGTCATGTATCCGCTGTGGCAAGTGCGTGAGCGTGTGTCCGATGGGACTGGAGCCCTATCTGCTCTCCAAACTTTCACAGAAAGCGGTCTGGGACGAAGCCGAGGCACACCGTGTGACCGACTGCATCGAGTGTGGTTCGTGTTCCTGGAAATGTCCTTCGGCACTGCCCCTGCTGGACTA
Proteins encoded:
- the rsxC gene encoding electron transport complex subunit RsxC, with the protein product MLKTFPIGGIHPSDSKISRDCPIETMPLPETVTIPLSQHIGAPAEAVVTKGERVRTGQLIGRSTGFVSSNIHSSVTGTVTAVDSYLDPAGLRRPGVTIKTEPDEWMEGIDTSDRIIRECTLSPQEIVAKVGAAGVVGMGGATFPTQVKLSVPDGRKAEFLIINGVECEPYLTDDYRVMLERGEELLTGIRILARALGAERVMVGIENNKPEAIGSLRQLAAVSAPEVEVVPLKVQYPQGSEKHLIAALTGREVRSGGLPIDVGAIVQNVGTALAVYDAVQKNKPLIERVVTVTGPSLVRQANLKVRIGTAVSELLDYCGGLPADTGKVIAGGPMMGRAMAHLGAPVVKGMSAVLVLPESASRRMPEQSCIRCGKCVSVCPMGLEPYLLSKLSQKAVWDEAEAHRVTDCIECGSCSWKCPSALPLLDYIRLGKTEVMKIIRSRKGR
- a CDS encoding Fe-S cluster domain-containing protein; translation: MGILGYTILTLCVLGVLCALILYFVAQKFKVYEDPRIDDVEKMLPGANCGGCGYAGCRTFASTAVGVDDMSGLFCPVGGAETMKRIADFLGKAAPEREPMVAVLRCNGSQANRPRNSVYDGASSCAVEAALYAGETGCAFGCLGKGDCVAVCNFDALHMDPETGLPVVDQEKCTACGACVKKCPKMLFELRKKGPHDRRVYVACMNRDKGGVARKSCTAACIGCGKCVKACPFDAITLVNNLAYIDFNKCRLCRKCVPECPTGAIHDVNFPAPARKAEAVADLSSVRPASAAKEPEQPGKSEN